One window of the Microvirga mediterraneensis genome contains the following:
- a CDS encoding sensor histidine kinase translates to MASTETPRACPDALLTLANREGRGRLKIFLGAAPGVGKTYAMLQAARTARDGGTDVVIGLVETHGRQETEELLGGFEILPRLSVPYRGRMVQEFDLDAALQRHPQLILVDEYAHTNAPGSRHPKRWQDVEELLAAGIDVWTTLNIQHLESLNDVVQRITRVRVRETVPDAAFDETDELVLVDLPPDELLKRLAEGKVYVQDTAARAVDNFFRPNNLVALRELTLRRAAERIDSDLLERMQSSGLEGPWAAGERILVCVGTDEASPVVVRHAKRLAEAIGAPWLAVTVERPSALLGSEERRRIDETLQLAERLGAEEAKTLVAGDMVQELLRFARFENVTQIVVGRSRGGFLSELVGRSLPHQLVHHAEDIAIHVVTAKDGQARKVRWWGRLPRMKVSRPWAPFLWSALAVATAIVVALAMASIVPLPNVSMIFLVAVLFAAVRFGIWPAVVSSILSFLGYNFFFIDPVYTFTVARPHELLALFIFLGAAVLTSALAGRAREQAAAAVSRARATRRLYEFTRRLSSFPDANAVAEGAVVELNGYLNRPVAILLSQGDSLELAASWPPEDRLDTASASAARWAYDKDETAGAGTGTLPSARWLFLPLRSSDGRVGVMGVALDGAALDSEMRTLAETVAELTAAALERARLTRAIVAANTAAESERVRNTLLASISHDFRTPLASILGAATGLIDYGPKLSEPARQDLLDQVKHEAEHLDRMVRNLLSMTRVEAGALELRRDWVDIREAFDRVVAVARRRGATQAFRLDVDPDLPFVEADASLLDQALANIIGNAVRYAGPDAKVELAARRDGRDVVLSVTDDGPGIPPALLPKVFEKFARGREHDGDGGEGTGLGLAIAKGIVDAHGGAIVAESPVADAHGTRIAIRLPLEEKKA, encoded by the coding sequence ATGGCTTCGACCGAGACGCCCCGCGCGTGCCCGGACGCGCTTCTCACCCTCGCCAACCGCGAAGGTCGCGGCCGCCTCAAGATCTTTCTTGGGGCGGCTCCTGGCGTCGGGAAGACCTATGCCATGCTCCAGGCCGCCCGGACGGCCCGAGACGGTGGGACAGACGTGGTGATCGGCCTCGTCGAAACCCACGGGCGCCAGGAAACGGAGGAGCTTCTGGGAGGTTTCGAGATCCTGCCGCGCCTGTCGGTTCCCTATCGGGGCCGGATGGTGCAGGAGTTCGATCTCGACGCCGCGCTGCAGCGCCATCCTCAACTCATTCTCGTCGACGAATATGCTCACACCAACGCTCCGGGCAGCCGTCATCCGAAACGATGGCAGGATGTCGAGGAACTGCTGGCGGCGGGAATTGACGTCTGGACGACGCTGAACATCCAGCATCTCGAAAGCCTCAACGACGTCGTTCAGCGCATCACGCGTGTTCGCGTGCGTGAGACCGTGCCGGATGCGGCTTTCGACGAAACGGATGAGCTGGTCCTCGTCGACCTGCCGCCGGACGAGCTTCTCAAGCGGCTGGCCGAGGGCAAGGTCTACGTCCAGGATACGGCGGCCCGCGCGGTCGACAATTTCTTCCGTCCCAACAACCTGGTCGCCCTGCGTGAGCTGACCCTTCGCCGGGCCGCCGAGCGCATCGACAGCGACCTGCTCGAACGGATGCAGAGCAGTGGACTTGAAGGCCCCTGGGCAGCAGGGGAGCGCATCCTCGTCTGCGTCGGCACGGACGAGGCCTCACCGGTGGTCGTGCGACACGCCAAGCGGTTGGCCGAGGCCATCGGCGCTCCCTGGCTCGCCGTGACCGTGGAGCGACCGAGCGCGCTGCTCGGGAGCGAGGAGCGGCGGCGCATCGACGAGACGCTCCAGCTTGCCGAGCGCCTGGGCGCCGAAGAGGCTAAGACGCTCGTCGCAGGCGATATGGTTCAGGAACTCCTGCGGTTCGCCCGGTTTGAGAACGTCACCCAGATCGTGGTAGGACGATCCCGTGGCGGCTTTCTGTCCGAACTGGTCGGGCGTTCCTTGCCCCACCAGTTGGTTCACCATGCCGAGGATATCGCCATTCACGTCGTGACCGCCAAGGACGGGCAGGCCCGGAAGGTGCGATGGTGGGGCCGTCTCCCACGGATGAAGGTCAGCCGGCCGTGGGCTCCTTTCCTCTGGTCCGCATTGGCGGTTGCCACGGCTATTGTCGTTGCGCTGGCGATGGCCTCCATTGTTCCGCTGCCGAACGTCTCCATGATCTTCCTGGTGGCCGTGCTGTTCGCCGCCGTCCGGTTCGGGATCTGGCCTGCGGTCGTCAGTTCGATCCTGTCGTTCCTCGGCTACAACTTCTTCTTCATCGACCCGGTCTACACCTTCACGGTGGCGCGTCCGCACGAGCTGCTCGCCCTGTTCATCTTCCTCGGCGCAGCGGTCCTGACCTCCGCCCTGGCCGGGCGGGCGCGGGAGCAGGCCGCGGCGGCGGTCAGCCGGGCGCGGGCGACGCGGCGGCTTTACGAGTTCACCCGCCGGCTCTCGAGCTTCCCCGATGCCAATGCGGTCGCCGAAGGCGCCGTCGTGGAGCTCAACGGCTACCTCAACCGGCCCGTGGCAATCCTCCTGTCCCAGGGCGACAGCCTTGAGCTTGCAGCCTCCTGGCCACCGGAGGACCGGCTCGACACCGCCTCGGCCTCTGCGGCCCGCTGGGCCTATGACAAGGACGAAACGGCCGGCGCCGGGACAGGAACCCTGCCGTCGGCGCGCTGGCTCTTCCTGCCCTTGCGCTCGTCCGATGGCCGGGTCGGGGTGATGGGTGTCGCGCTCGACGGGGCCGCCCTGGACTCTGAGATGCGCACGCTTGCCGAGACGGTGGCGGAGCTCACGGCGGCGGCCCTGGAACGGGCACGGCTGACGCGGGCGATCGTGGCGGCCAACACGGCCGCCGAGTCGGAGCGGGTGCGCAACACCCTCCTGGCCTCGATCAGCCACGACTTCCGGACGCCCCTCGCGTCCATTCTCGGAGCGGCGACCGGCCTGATCGATTATGGACCCAAGCTGTCGGAGCCTGCCCGCCAAGACCTGCTGGACCAGGTCAAGCACGAGGCGGAGCACCTCGACCGGATGGTCCGCAACCTGCTGTCGATGACCCGGGTGGAGGCCGGCGCCCTCGAGCTGCGCCGTGACTGGGTCGACATCCGGGAAGCGTTCGACCGGGTCGTGGCCGTCGCCCGGCGACGAGGGGCAACACAGGCCTTCCGTCTTGACGTCGACCCGGATCTGCCCTTTGTCGAGGCGGATGCCTCCCTGCTCGATCAGGCGCTCGCCAACATCATTGGCAATGCGGTTCGCTATGCGGGGCCGGATGCGAAGGTGGAACTCGCGGCTCGCCGGGATGGCCGGGACGTCGTGCTGTCAGTCACGGACGATGGGCCAGGGATCCCTCCGGCCCTGCTTCCGAAGGTTTTCGAGAAATTCGCCCGTGGCCGGGAGCATGATGGCGACGGGGGCGAGGGCACCGGGCTGGGTCTGGCCATCGCCAAAGGGATCGTCGACGCGCATGGTGGAGCGATCGTCGCGGAGAGTCCCGTCGCGGACGCGCACGGCACCCGCATCGCGATCAGGCTGCCGCTGGAGGAGAAGAAGGCATGA
- the kdpC gene encoding potassium-transporting ATPase subunit KdpC, with protein MSYLRPSLVLLVLFTALTGLVYPFAVTGIGQLVFPAQANGSLIVQDGRVVGSELIGQAFTSDRYLWPRPSATSAADPADPSRTVDAPYNAAASTGSNLGPTSAKLADRLTASSEAWQASGLAQPIPGDAVTTSASGLDPHISPAFALAQAPRIAAARNLPEEQIRHVIETSTEGRTFGIFGEPRVNVLLVNRALDRLSSQGTRDVS; from the coding sequence ATGTCATATCTTCGTCCCTCGCTCGTCCTGCTTGTCCTGTTCACGGCCTTGACGGGACTCGTCTATCCCTTTGCCGTCACGGGGATCGGACAGCTCGTCTTCCCGGCGCAGGCCAATGGCAGCCTGATCGTGCAGGATGGCCGCGTTGTCGGCTCCGAGCTGATCGGTCAGGCATTCACGTCGGACCGCTATCTCTGGCCGCGCCCCTCGGCTACGAGCGCCGCCGACCCCGCGGATCCGTCGAGGACGGTGGATGCGCCCTACAACGCGGCGGCCTCGACCGGCTCCAATCTCGGGCCGACCTCCGCGAAGCTGGCGGATCGCCTGACCGCATCCTCCGAGGCCTGGCAGGCATCTGGCCTGGCGCAGCCGATTCCAGGCGACGCCGTGACCACCTCCGCCAGTGGCCTCGACCCGCACATCTCCCCGGCCTTTGCGCTGGCGCAGGCCCCCCGCATCGCTGCGGCCCGGAACCTTCCGGAAGAGCAGATCAGGCACGTGATCGAGACCTCGACCGAAGGGCGAACCTTCGGCATCTTCGGGGAGCCCCGCGTCAATGTCCTGCTGGTCAACCGAGCCCTCGACCGGCTGAGCTCTCAGGGAACGCGCGATGTATCCTGA